The Cellulomonas sp. P24 genome contains a region encoding:
- a CDS encoding toprim domain-containing protein: MPSPSPARAPTSESPPLGTSLTEEQAAELAAATHRVGVTPLIATDADLAGQIAAQRDYWLLTAHGINPAAVVLRAGSDPADLLATSGPGDLHVALSRAFPLADALVQERLHTLHGTAGLRAAVIVLAASSPEGWDLGAVRIATATGVPDHVVRRELARAAKRWTHDPRTAAGAQIGGLSLVRDRAMSTAAIAAPDAEPVPSADRHALRARQTPRTRTPRR; this comes from the coding sequence TTGCCATCTCCCTCGCCGGCCAGGGCACCTACGTCGGAGTCGCCCCCCCTCGGGACATCGCTCACCGAGGAACAGGCCGCCGAACTTGCTGCCGCCACCCACCGCGTCGGTGTCACACCGCTCATCGCCACCGACGCCGACCTCGCAGGCCAGATCGCCGCCCAACGCGACTATTGGCTCCTCACCGCACACGGCATCAACCCCGCCGCCGTGGTGCTGCGCGCCGGCAGCGACCCCGCCGACCTGCTAGCCACCTCCGGCCCGGGCGACCTCCACGTGGCACTGAGTCGGGCGTTCCCTTTGGCCGACGCGCTCGTGCAGGAGCGCCTCCACACGCTCCATGGCACCGCGGGTCTGCGCGCAGCGGTGATCGTCCTCGCCGCCAGCTCACCCGAAGGCTGGGATCTCGGCGCGGTCCGCATCGCCACGGCGACTGGCGTACCGGACCACGTGGTTCGCCGCGAACTGGCTCGGGCGGCCAAGCGATGGACCCACGACCCTCGGACCGCCGCCGGCGCACAGATCGGCGGCCTGTCGTTGGTACGCGACCGCGCCATGTCCACCGCAGCGATCGCCGCTCCCGACGCGGAGCCGGTGCCGTCCGCTGATCGGCATGCGCTGCGCGCTCGCCAGACACCCCGTACACGCACACCACGGCGATGA